A region from the Aeromicrobium choanae genome encodes:
- a CDS encoding SAM-dependent methyltransferase produces the protein MSQRQHIDGLAGQTAAVLEPVVGEIPVRLEFWDGSVVGPVRGPIVRITSPAALRRLLWSPGELGAAQAYVSGEAEIEGDLDAALTTLLAAGRSVGPVPATRTARTMARALPLLVRAGAIGRRPTPPASQAVVKGRLHSRDRDRAAIAHHYDLSNEFYEQILDPTMAYSCGYYTSEDATLQEAQEAKLSLICRKLGLGEGSRLLDVGCGWGSLTIHAAKHFGAQVVAVTIAAEQRDFVAERVRREGLEHLVEVRLCDYRDATGEYDAAASVEMGEHVGAENYPVFAGVLRDRVRPGGRVLIQQMSRTGRWPGGGPFIESFIAPDMHMRPVGQTVDLLEQSGLEVRDVHALREHYVRTVAGWIENFERNVDRLTELVGDEVVRVWRLYLAGGAAAFRDGRMGVDQILAVRPGAPHGLDDGPRAW, from the coding sequence ATGAGCCAAAGGCAGCACATCGACGGGCTGGCGGGGCAGACCGCGGCCGTGCTCGAACCGGTCGTGGGCGAGATTCCCGTGCGCCTGGAGTTCTGGGACGGGTCGGTCGTCGGACCGGTGCGAGGTCCGATCGTGCGGATCACCTCGCCGGCGGCGCTGCGTCGCCTGCTGTGGAGTCCGGGCGAGCTCGGAGCCGCCCAGGCCTACGTGTCCGGCGAGGCCGAGATCGAGGGAGACCTCGACGCTGCGCTGACGACCCTGCTGGCTGCGGGCCGGAGCGTGGGACCGGTCCCCGCCACACGGACGGCGAGGACGATGGCGCGAGCCCTGCCGCTGCTCGTCCGGGCCGGGGCGATCGGCCGACGACCGACGCCGCCGGCGTCGCAGGCGGTCGTCAAGGGCCGCCTGCACTCGCGCGACCGTGACCGGGCCGCGATCGCCCACCACTACGACCTGTCGAACGAGTTCTACGAGCAGATCCTCGACCCGACCATGGCGTACTCCTGCGGGTACTACACCTCCGAGGACGCCACCTTGCAGGAAGCGCAGGAGGCGAAGCTCTCGCTGATCTGCCGCAAGCTCGGGCTCGGTGAGGGCAGCCGTCTGCTCGACGTCGGCTGTGGCTGGGGATCGCTCACGATCCATGCCGCGAAGCACTTCGGGGCGCAGGTCGTGGCGGTCACGATCGCCGCCGAGCAGCGCGACTTCGTCGCCGAACGGGTCCGCCGCGAGGGTCTCGAGCACCTCGTGGAGGTGCGGCTGTGCGACTACCGCGACGCCACGGGGGAGTACGACGCCGCCGCGTCGGTCGAGATGGGCGAGCACGTGGGCGCCGAGAACTACCCGGTGTTCGCCGGAGTCCTGCGCGACCGGGTGCGCCCCGGCGGCCGCGTGCTGATCCAGCAGATGTCGCGCACGGGACGGTGGCCGGGTGGTGGACCGTTCATCGAGAGCTTCATCGCTCCCGACATGCACATGCGGCCGGTGGGCCAGACGGTCGACCTGCTCGAGCAGTCCGGGCTGGAGGTGCGCGACGTCCACGCCCTGCGTGAGCACTACGTGCGCACCGTCGCGGGCTGGATCGAGAACTTCGAGCGCAACGTCGACCGCCTGACCGAGCTGGTCGGCGATGAGGTCGTTCGCGTCTGGCGGCTCTACCTCGCCGGAGGTGCCGCCGCCTTCCGGGACGGCCGCATGGGAGTCGACCAGATCCTGGCGGTGCGGCCGGGAGCGCCGCACGGTCTCGACGACGGCCCCCGAGCATGGTGA
- a CDS encoding DUF1295 domain-containing protein, with translation MVTVVVAFAAVVLVMAAGAVASRVRDTFAIVDVAWPVAFGVGMAAAASVGLVGDLGEAWRTVLALVLVLVWAGRLASHLGRRTFAAEEDDPRYLEYMGGSAREVAFVALLTKVYGLQAVLVLAVGYPVFASASLSVRWPVVAIVGAVVAVAGVAFEAVADRQLAAYRATPKERRAAVLSTGVWSWSRHPNYFGEAMTWWGLWLVAGAASGWAPLLWTLPAPIVLTAIVTVVSGVRIAERRMRGRSGWDAYAARTSVFVPLPPRQS, from the coding sequence ATGGTGACCGTCGTCGTCGCGTTCGCGGCGGTCGTCCTGGTCATGGCGGCCGGAGCCGTGGCGTCGCGGGTCAGGGACACGTTCGCGATCGTGGACGTCGCCTGGCCTGTGGCCTTCGGCGTGGGCATGGCGGCAGCGGCATCGGTGGGCCTCGTGGGCGATCTCGGGGAGGCCTGGCGCACGGTGCTGGCGCTCGTGCTGGTGCTGGTCTGGGCCGGGCGGCTCGCCTCCCACCTCGGCCGGCGAACCTTCGCGGCGGAGGAGGACGACCCTCGGTACCTCGAGTACATGGGCGGCTCGGCGCGGGAGGTGGCGTTCGTCGCGCTGCTGACGAAGGTCTACGGACTGCAGGCGGTCCTCGTGCTCGCGGTGGGCTATCCGGTCTTCGCGTCGGCCTCGCTGTCCGTGCGGTGGCCGGTCGTCGCGATCGTCGGTGCGGTGGTGGCGGTGGCGGGGGTGGCCTTCGAGGCCGTCGCCGACCGTCAGCTCGCGGCGTACCGTGCGACGCCCAAGGAGCGGCGCGCGGCCGTCCTGTCCACCGGCGTCTGGTCGTGGAGTCGGCACCCGAACTACTTCGGCGAAGCGATGACCTGGTGGGGGCTGTGGCTCGTGGCCGGTGCCGCGAGCGGGTGGGCGCCCCTGCTGTGGACGCTGCCCGCGCCGATCGTGCTGACGGCGATCGTCACCGTCGTCTCGGGCGTCCGGATCGCCGAACGGCGCATGCGCGGCCGATCCGGCTGGGACGCGTACGCGGCCCGGACGTCCGTCTTCGTGCCGCTGCCGCCGCGCCAGTCCTGA
- a CDS encoding peptide chain release factor 3, which yields MSDKRPRRTFAVISHPDAGKSTLTEALALHARVINQAGAVHGKDDRKATVSDWMDMEKARGISITSAALQFVYRDHVVNLVDTPGHSDFSEDTYRVLSAVDSAVMLVDAGKGLEPQTLKLFRVCALRGIPVITVINKWDRPGLSPLGLMDEIEQEIKLRPTPLTWPVGEAGDFRGVLDRRTGEFVKYTRTAGGAERAPERRMSSSEVEDVDADVWSAAVDESELLSLDGADHDQERFLGGETTPVMFASALQNFGVAQLLELLLELAPGPSATAGIDGSVRQVDDAFSAFVFKVQSGMNTSHRDRLAYARVVSGTFERGMVVTHASTGRPFATKYAQAVFGRTTSSVEHAAPGDIIGFVNAQALRVGDTVYDGDAIDYPPVPSFAPEHFMTATAKDIGRYKQFRRGIEQLDQEGVVQVLRSDLRGDQSPVLAAVGPLQFEVVEERMKNEFTSPIRLSRLEYQVARRTDADGAKALSGERGVEVLQRADGTHLALFTDKWRANKVARDHPSVMLDELPAGGS from the coding sequence GTGTCCGACAAACGCCCCCGCCGCACGTTCGCCGTCATCAGCCACCCCGATGCCGGCAAGTCCACGCTGACCGAAGCGCTCGCGCTGCACGCCCGCGTCATCAACCAGGCCGGTGCCGTGCACGGCAAGGACGACCGCAAGGCGACGGTCTCGGACTGGATGGACATGGAGAAGGCTCGCGGCATCTCGATCACGTCCGCGGCACTGCAGTTCGTGTACCGCGACCACGTGGTCAACCTGGTCGACACCCCGGGCCACAGCGACTTCTCGGAGGACACCTACCGGGTGCTGTCGGCGGTCGACTCGGCGGTGATGCTGGTCGACGCCGGCAAGGGACTCGAGCCCCAGACCCTCAAGCTCTTCCGGGTGTGCGCACTTCGCGGCATCCCCGTGATCACGGTCATCAACAAGTGGGACCGCCCCGGCCTGTCGCCCCTGGGCCTGATGGACGAGATCGAGCAGGAGATCAAGCTGCGTCCGACTCCCCTGACCTGGCCGGTGGGCGAGGCGGGCGACTTCCGGGGTGTCCTGGACCGTCGCACGGGCGAGTTCGTGAAGTACACCCGGACCGCGGGCGGGGCCGAGCGGGCACCCGAACGCCGGATGTCGTCGTCCGAGGTCGAGGACGTCGACGCCGACGTCTGGTCCGCCGCGGTGGACGAGAGCGAGCTGCTCTCCCTCGACGGCGCCGACCACGACCAGGAGCGCTTCCTCGGCGGCGAGACCACGCCGGTCATGTTCGCCTCGGCCCTGCAGAACTTCGGCGTGGCCCAGCTGCTGGAGCTGTTGCTCGAGCTGGCGCCCGGACCGAGCGCGACGGCGGGGATCGACGGCTCGGTCCGTCAGGTCGACGACGCCTTCAGCGCGTTCGTGTTCAAGGTGCAGTCCGGCATGAACACCTCCCACCGCGATCGGCTGGCATACGCGCGCGTGGTCTCCGGGACCTTCGAACGCGGCATGGTCGTCACCCACGCCTCGACGGGTCGGCCCTTCGCCACGAAGTACGCCCAGGCCGTCTTCGGCCGGACGACCTCCTCGGTCGAGCACGCCGCGCCCGGCGACATCATCGGCTTCGTCAACGCCCAGGCTCTGCGCGTCGGCGACACCGTGTACGACGGCGACGCGATCGACTACCCCCCGGTGCCGAGCTTCGCCCCCGAGCACTTCATGACCGCCACAGCGAAGGACATCGGGCGGTACAAGCAGTTCCGTCGCGGCATCGAGCAGCTCGACCAGGAAGGCGTGGTCCAGGTCCTACGCTCCGACCTTCGAGGCGACCAGAGCCCGGTCCTGGCCGCCGTCGGACCGCTGCAGTTCGAGGTCGTCGAGGAGCGGATGAAGAACGAGTTCACCTCGCCGATCCGGCTCTCGCGCTTGGAGTACCAGGTGGCCCGACGCACCGATGCGGACGGCGCGAAGGCCCTGAGCGGCGAGCGTGGCGTCGAGGTCCTGCAGCGCGCCGACGGCACCCACCTGGCGCTCTTCACGGACAAGTGGCGGGCGAACAAGGTGGCGCGCGACCATCCGAGCGTCATGCTCGACGAGCTGCCGGCCGGGGGCAGCTGA
- a CDS encoding 5'-3' exonuclease produces the protein MSVPVNRPRKLLLVVDAPSLLHRNHHARAHTRLMDRSGRPAWALHGMLRQIIEAIERFAPDAVIFGLDDRAASERADFYPAYKAGRAEKDAALVGQLERTGAFLDALGLATLTPPGLEADDVSASAATWARDNGWNCVIVTSDRDAFAHISDHTQVLRLINGGIDGSPLLNPARLLTMYGIAAEHYLAFAALRGDPSDNLPGVSGIGEKTAAVLLTQAGSMETVWADIDHNEGRTLAATLDAWATETGGRRTGATVVRRLAAPGARERYDFNVRIMSGRDDLDLGLTPDVPGTPGLLPLDLGRVNTVVGYLGVESTTTLAVRVLSTNPASASIR, from the coding sequence ATGTCTGTCCCCGTGAATCGTCCCCGCAAGCTGCTGCTCGTGGTCGACGCGCCCTCGCTGCTGCACCGCAACCACCACGCCCGGGCCCACACCCGGCTGATGGACCGATCGGGACGGCCCGCGTGGGCGCTCCACGGCATGCTGCGCCAGATCATCGAGGCCATCGAGCGGTTCGCGCCCGATGCCGTGATCTTCGGGCTCGACGACCGGGCGGCGTCCGAGCGCGCGGACTTCTACCCGGCCTACAAGGCGGGGCGGGCGGAGAAGGATGCGGCGCTCGTGGGTCAGCTCGAGCGCACGGGAGCGTTCCTCGACGCGCTCGGCCTGGCCACGCTCACTCCCCCGGGGCTCGAGGCGGACGACGTGAGCGCCTCAGCCGCCACGTGGGCGCGCGACAACGGCTGGAACTGCGTGATCGTCACCTCCGACCGGGACGCGTTCGCCCACATCAGCGACCACACCCAGGTGCTCCGGCTGATCAACGGCGGTATCGATGGATCGCCGCTGCTCAATCCGGCACGGCTGCTCACCATGTACGGCATCGCGGCCGAGCACTACCTGGCGTTCGCGGCCCTGCGCGGCGACCCCAGCGACAACCTCCCGGGCGTCTCCGGCATCGGTGAGAAGACCGCGGCCGTCCTGCTCACCCAGGCCGGATCCATGGAGACCGTCTGGGCGGACATCGACCACAACGAGGGACGCACCCTCGCCGCGACCCTGGATGCCTGGGCGACGGAGACCGGCGGGCGCCGGACGGGTGCCACCGTGGTCCGCCGTCTCGCCGCTCCCGGGGCCCGCGAACGCTACGACTTCAACGTGCGGATCATGTCGGGTCGCGACGACCTCGACCTCGGTCTCACCCCTGACGTTCCCGGCACCCCGGGCCTGCTCCCGCTGGATCTCGGCCGGGTCAACACGGTCGTGGGCTACCTGGGCGTCGAGTCCACGACGACACTCGCCGTGAGGGTGCTCAGCACGAACCCGGCGTCCGCGTCGATCCGCTGA
- a CDS encoding methionine/alanine import family NSS transporter small subunit, which yields MSAAAITMMIVAMVALWGGLALAIFSLTHHDPEPEDFHRDL from the coding sequence ATGAGCGCCGCCGCCATCACCATGATGATCGTCGCGATGGTCGCCCTCTGGGGCGGCCTCGCCCTGGCGATCTTCAGCCTGACGCACCACGACCCCGAACCCGAGGACTTTCACCGAGACCTCTGA
- a CDS encoding sodium-dependent transporter: MSTDVRSEKVRRGAFSSRKVFIFAAIGSAVGLGNIWRFPYVAYENGGGAFLIPYLVALFCAGLPFLYLDYALGHRFRGSAPLSFARLSRPAEAIGWWQVGICFMIAVYYAAVIAWALRYTFFSVNTAWGDDAETFFMKDFLQTGDVTVDLKVVAGVLVPMVIVWLAVILIMVVGVEKGIGLTSVVAIPVLVLAFLALVIRSLFLPGAAEGLEAFFTPDWSTLTHGGVWAAAFGQIFFSLSIGFGIMITYASYVGRDTDMTGSGTVVGLANSSFELLAGIGVFAALGFMAQSQGVAVDEVVQGGVGLAFITFPTIIGEATGGALIGVLFFASLVVAGITSLVSVLEVVVSAVRDKFDLSRPVAAAAVSIPAAAISLVFFSTASGLYVLDILDHFINQFGILLVAMVSMVVVAWSLRALPQLADHMNQHGSIQLLFWWRLLVGGVVPIALAYLALDSFRTDVETPYGGYPTWMIALFGWGAAASVMVAGYILAPIRWRRGTSLDLPVDDTEGAER, encoded by the coding sequence ATGTCCACCGACGTCAGGTCCGAGAAGGTCAGGCGGGGCGCATTCTCCTCGCGCAAGGTGTTCATCTTCGCCGCAATCGGCTCGGCCGTCGGGCTGGGCAACATCTGGCGGTTTCCCTACGTCGCCTACGAGAACGGCGGCGGAGCGTTCCTGATCCCCTACCTGGTGGCACTGTTCTGCGCCGGGTTGCCGTTCCTCTACCTGGACTACGCGCTGGGTCACCGGTTCCGCGGTTCGGCTCCCCTGTCCTTCGCGCGACTGAGTCGCCCAGCCGAGGCGATCGGCTGGTGGCAGGTCGGCATCTGCTTCATGATCGCCGTCTACTACGCCGCGGTGATCGCATGGGCGCTGCGCTACACGTTCTTCTCGGTGAACACGGCGTGGGGGGACGATGCCGAGACGTTCTTCATGAAGGACTTCCTGCAGACCGGAGACGTCACGGTCGACCTGAAGGTCGTGGCCGGCGTGCTGGTCCCCATGGTGATCGTGTGGCTCGCCGTCATCCTCATCATGGTCGTCGGCGTCGAGAAGGGCATCGGCCTGACTTCGGTGGTCGCCATCCCCGTGCTCGTCCTCGCGTTCCTCGCCCTGGTGATTCGCTCCCTCTTCCTGCCCGGCGCGGCCGAAGGCCTGGAGGCGTTCTTCACGCCCGACTGGAGCACCCTGACCCACGGGGGCGTGTGGGCGGCGGCCTTCGGACAGATCTTCTTCTCGCTCTCGATCGGCTTCGGCATCATGATCACCTACGCCTCGTACGTCGGCAGGGACACCGACATGACGGGCTCGGGCACGGTCGTCGGCCTGGCGAACTCCAGCTTCGAGCTGCTCGCCGGAATCGGCGTGTTCGCCGCTCTGGGCTTCATGGCGCAGAGCCAGGGCGTGGCTGTCGACGAGGTCGTCCAGGGCGGCGTCGGTCTGGCGTTCATCACCTTCCCGACGATCATCGGTGAGGCCACCGGCGGCGCGCTGATCGGTGTGCTGTTCTTCGCCTCACTGGTCGTCGCGGGCATCACGTCCCTGGTCTCGGTGCTCGAAGTGGTCGTGTCCGCCGTGCGGGACAAGTTCGACCTCTCGCGGCCGGTGGCCGCTGCCGCCGTCAGCATCCCCGCCGCCGCGATCAGCCTCGTGTTCTTCTCCACCGCGAGCGGGCTGTACGTGCTGGACATCCTCGACCACTTCATCAACCAGTTCGGCATCCTGCTGGTCGCGATGGTCTCGATGGTGGTCGTGGCGTGGTCCTTGCGCGCCCTGCCGCAACTGGCCGACCACATGAACCAGCACGGGTCCATCCAGCTGCTGTTTTGGTGGCGACTCCTCGTGGGCGGCGTGGTGCCGATCGCGCTGGCCTACCTGGCGCTCGACTCGTTCCGCACCGACGTCGAGACGCCCTATGGCGGCTATCCGACCTGGATGATCGCGCTGTTCGGCTGGGGAGCCGCGGCGTCCGTCATGGTCGCGGGCTACATCCTCGCCCCCATCCGATGGCGACGCGGCACGTCGCTGGACCTTCCCGTTGACGACACCGAAGGAGCTGAACGATGA
- a CDS encoding PrsW family intramembrane metalloprotease: protein MLDTTSDLATLQQLRRDALDETGWGLPFRFLQPRNLCFWTFLVIVTFGAYQAWSSFTPQLGYFLPAIGLSGGVGILFTIAWAIWFRHLDKFERQPWSLLAVAFVWGGFGATFAMAVAANTSLNYLYGKLFGRDFSADWSASLSAPFVEEFAKGAGVLLLMGLARHLVVTVADGVIIGIFVGLGFQALEDFIYSGRAAAAQFGSDQVGVSIHMDVTRAYSDLMSHPLFTAIFGAGVVYLVGTRVQPRRIGRGLLLIATAMLIHGVWDGMVAISGGNPALVYVVLLTVSTVAAVALWWAFEWATRQAAPYAAAVLAPEVATGVVQQPEVDALFGRKARKAFIKSHAEDKRRASKVARWHHRRMIAAVLDLNADLAKSYGEDSADVIHSRAEVERVRAL, encoded by the coding sequence ATGCTCGACACCACCAGCGACCTCGCGACCTTGCAGCAGCTGCGCCGGGACGCGCTCGACGAGACGGGCTGGGGTCTGCCGTTCCGCTTCCTGCAGCCTCGCAACCTGTGCTTCTGGACGTTCCTCGTCATCGTGACCTTCGGTGCGTACCAGGCATGGAGCTCCTTCACCCCGCAACTCGGCTACTTCCTGCCGGCCATCGGGCTGAGCGGAGGCGTCGGCATCCTCTTCACCATCGCGTGGGCGATCTGGTTCCGCCATCTCGACAAGTTCGAGCGTCAGCCGTGGTCGCTCCTGGCGGTGGCCTTCGTCTGGGGCGGTTTCGGAGCCACCTTCGCCATGGCGGTCGCAGCGAACACCTCGCTCAACTACCTGTACGGCAAGCTGTTCGGACGCGACTTCTCCGCGGACTGGTCCGCCTCACTGTCCGCGCCGTTCGTCGAGGAGTTCGCCAAGGGCGCCGGCGTCCTGCTGCTCATGGGCCTGGCACGGCACCTCGTCGTCACGGTCGCCGACGGGGTGATCATCGGCATCTTCGTCGGGCTGGGCTTCCAAGCCCTGGAGGACTTCATCTACTCCGGGCGAGCCGCAGCCGCCCAGTTCGGATCGGACCAGGTCGGCGTCTCGATCCACATGGACGTGACGCGTGCCTACTCCGACCTCATGTCGCACCCGCTCTTCACCGCGATCTTCGGTGCGGGTGTCGTCTACCTCGTCGGCACCCGGGTCCAGCCGCGACGCATCGGGCGCGGACTGCTCCTGATCGCGACGGCGATGCTGATCCACGGCGTGTGGGACGGGATGGTGGCGATCAGCGGCGGAAATCCCGCACTCGTCTACGTGGTGCTGCTGACGGTCTCCACGGTGGCGGCCGTCGCGCTGTGGTGGGCGTTCGAGTGGGCCACGCGTCAGGCCGCCCCCTACGCGGCCGCCGTGCTGGCACCCGAGGTCGCCACCGGCGTGGTGCAGCAGCCCGAGGTCGACGCGCTCTTCGGGCGCAAGGCCCGCAAGGCGTTCATCAAGTCCCACGCCGAGGACAAGCGACGCGCCAGCAAGGTGGCGCGCTGGCACCACCGCCGCATGATCGCCGCGGTGCTCGACCTCAATGCCGACCTCGCGAAGAGCTACGGCGAGGACAGCGCGGACGTGATCCACTCCCGCGCGGAGGTCGAGCGGGTTCGGGCGCTCTAG
- the glnA gene encoding type I glutamate--ammonia ligase, whose product MFGNADEFFKFVRDEGVEYIDIRFTDLPGIQQQVTMPISAFDEDTAAEGVAFDGSSIRGFQTIDQSDMKLLPDYGTAYVDPFRNPKTIAMDFFVHDPITGEAYSRDPRNIARKAEAYLKTTGIGDTAFFAPEAEFYIFDRVSYGTSAHKSYYEIKSAESAWSTGDEVHENRGYKVRYKGGYFPVQPTDRFADLRNDMMTHLSDAGLILERGHHEVGTAGQAEINYRFDTLLKAADDTMKFKYLVRNTAWAADKTVTFMPKPIFGDNGSGMHVHQSIWNNGEPLFYDESGYGGLSDTARWYIGGILKHAPSLLAFTNPSVNSYHRLVPGFEAPIALVYSARNRSACVRIPITGSNAKAKRIEFRCPDPSSNPYLAFSALLLAGIDGIKNKIEPPAPIDKNIYELPPEEYAEIDMVPTSLGEVLDALAADHEYLTVGDVFTPDLIETWIDYKRNEEILPIQLRPHPHEFELYYDI is encoded by the coding sequence ATGTTCGGCAATGCCGACGAGTTCTTCAAGTTTGTCCGGGACGAGGGCGTCGAGTACATCGACATCCGATTCACCGACCTCCCGGGCATCCAGCAGCAGGTCACGATGCCGATCTCGGCATTCGACGAGGACACCGCCGCCGAGGGCGTCGCGTTCGACGGCTCGTCGATCCGCGGTTTCCAGACCATCGACCAGTCGGACATGAAGCTGCTGCCCGACTACGGCACGGCGTACGTCGACCCCTTCCGCAACCCCAAGACGATCGCGATGGACTTCTTCGTCCACGACCCGATCACGGGCGAGGCCTACTCGCGCGACCCGCGCAACATCGCCCGCAAGGCCGAGGCGTACCTCAAGACCACCGGCATCGGCGACACGGCGTTCTTCGCCCCCGAGGCCGAGTTCTACATCTTCGACCGCGTGTCCTACGGCACCAGCGCCCACAAGAGCTACTACGAGATCAAGTCGGCCGAGTCGGCCTGGTCCACGGGCGACGAGGTCCACGAGAACCGCGGCTACAAGGTCCGCTACAAGGGCGGCTACTTCCCCGTCCAGCCGACCGACCGCTTCGCCGACCTGCGCAACGACATGATGACCCACCTGTCCGACGCGGGCCTCATCCTCGAGCGCGGCCACCACGAGGTCGGCACCGCCGGCCAGGCCGAGATCAACTACCGCTTCGACACGCTGCTCAAGGCCGCGGACGACACGATGAAGTTCAAGTACCTCGTCCGCAACACGGCGTGGGCCGCGGACAAGACCGTGACCTTCATGCCGAAGCCGATCTTCGGCGACAACGGCTCGGGCATGCACGTGCACCAGTCGATCTGGAACAACGGCGAGCCGCTGTTCTACGACGAGTCCGGCTACGGCGGACTGTCCGACACCGCCCGCTGGTACATCGGCGGCATCCTGAAGCACGCCCCGTCGCTGCTGGCGTTCACCAACCCCTCGGTGAACTCCTACCACCGCCTGGTGCCGGGCTTCGAGGCCCCGATCGCGCTGGTCTACTCGGCCCGCAACCGCTCCGCCTGCGTCCGCATCCCGATCACGGGCTCGAACGCCAAGGCCAAGCGCATCGAGTTCCGCTGCCCCGACCCGTCGAGCAACCCGTACCTGGCGTTCTCCGCGCTGCTGCTCGCCGGCATCGACGGCATCAAGAACAAGATCGAGCCGCCGGCCCCGATCGACAAGAACATCTACGAGCTCCCGCCGGAGGAGTACGCCGAGATCGACATGGTCCCGACGTCGCTCGGCGAGGTGCTCGATGCCCTCGCAGCCGACCACGAGTACCTGACGGTGGGCGACGTGTTCACGCCCGACCTGATCGAGACGTGGATCGACTACAAGCGCAACGAGGAGATCCTGCCGATCCAGCTGCGCCCGCACCCGCACGAGTTCGAGCTGTACTACGACATCTGA
- a CDS encoding CHAP domain-containing protein, which translates to MTASRAPAAASAPSVNTPAKSGRWVSIRINSGADTRVLTRENFWLRGRVLTTSGKPHARTKVRIYRDTSKGRVKVATVRTSANGWYSWMPRVPKSGKYRAIVSATRYSPKITVKRAYGNRSLASREKAMSFLLGAPRGGVQRANGLIWRDYSRATLIQRGNRTWVVRTHALKQMRAHGGAAGRLGAPTGDLRCGLPEGACLQQFRTGAVYVNKKAKKTVTSAVASKFGAADLVAAAKSQVGYREKSPRKSKYNKWIGRTGPRDPWCGYFVSWLAHAAGKPGSVIKAKSFPALLKAERKRGRTSKTPRVGRLAYIGYFAKGTPSHVGIVVKAQGDHVWMVEGNVDAGGGSKHPRGVHVIKRHKSAVVFYADPKY; encoded by the coding sequence ATGACGGCTTCGCGTGCGCCGGCAGCCGCCTCGGCGCCCTCGGTCAACACGCCCGCGAAGTCGGGCCGCTGGGTGAGCATCCGCATCAACAGCGGCGCCGACACCCGCGTCCTGACTCGCGAGAACTTCTGGCTCCGTGGCCGCGTCCTGACCACCAGCGGCAAGCCGCACGCCCGCACGAAGGTGCGGATCTACCGCGACACGAGCAAGGGCCGCGTCAAGGTCGCCACGGTGCGCACCTCGGCGAACGGCTGGTACTCGTGGATGCCGCGCGTTCCCAAGAGCGGCAAGTACCGCGCCATCGTGAGCGCCACCCGCTACTCCCCCAAGATCACCGTGAAGCGCGCCTACGGGAACCGCTCGCTGGCCTCGCGCGAGAAGGCGATGTCGTTCCTGCTCGGCGCGCCGAGGGGCGGGGTCCAGCGGGCCAACGGACTGATCTGGCGCGACTACTCGAGGGCGACGCTCATCCAGCGCGGCAACCGCACATGGGTCGTGCGCACCCACGCCCTCAAGCAGATGCGCGCCCACGGTGGCGCGGCCGGCAGGCTCGGCGCCCCCACCGGCGACCTGCGGTGCGGCCTTCCAGAGGGTGCCTGCCTGCAGCAGTTCCGCACCGGCGCGGTCTACGTGAACAAGAAGGCGAAGAAGACGGTGACGTCGGCCGTGGCGTCGAAGTTCGGCGCCGCCGACCTGGTGGCCGCCGCGAAGTCGCAGGTGGGCTACCGCGAGAAGAGCCCCCGGAAGAGCAAGTACAACAAGTGGATCGGGCGCACCGGCCCCCGCGACCCGTGGTGCGGCTACTTCGTCTCCTGGCTGGCGCACGCCGCCGGGAAGCCCGGATCGGTCATCAAGGCCAAGTCGTTCCCCGCCCTGCTCAAGGCCGAGCGCAAGCGCGGACGCACCTCGAAGACGCCTCGGGTCGGCCGCCTGGCCTACATCGGCTACTTCGCCAAGGGCACCCCCTCCCACGTCGGGATCGTCGTGAAGGCCCAGGGCGACCACGTCTGGATGGTCGAGGGCAACGTCGACGCCGGCGGCGGCTCGAAGCATCCCCGCGGCGTCCACGTGATCAAGCGGCACAAGTCCGCCGTCGTCTTCTACGCCGATCCGAAGTACTGA